The following are from one region of the Knoellia sp. p5-6-4 genome:
- a CDS encoding cation-transporting P-type ATPase — protein sequence MAAATATGLSSAEAAARRAAHGPNLLPQPRRPSVARRLAQELTHFFALMLWVAAGLALLAGLPELGVAIAAVIVLNALFAFAQRARADRAAERLRAMLPTRVTVRRDGRRRIIEAEDVVVGDLLLLESGDRVPADATVTMANRLLVDTSMLTGESEAASVGRDEALYAGTFAVEGEARAVVVATGGQTRLARIARLTTASPKPVTPLTRELQAVVRLIAVIALGVGGLFFAVSLLVGNPLRDGFIFAIGVTVALVPEALLPTVTLSLAWGSEQMARRQILVRNLDAVETLGSTDFICTDKTGTLTQNRMAVVEAWTPSGGVAVDGAGYEPAAELAWSAPAAHDACVALALAGMRCSTGYAVHTAAGWRAHGDPMEAALDVFARRLGIDTDDDRHRHHSVMRFPFDPRRRRMAVVFDGDVFVKGAPDTVLPLCADGDAGRAEVEAMTARGLRVLALAAGTAAAEVARTPDEVEGQLHLLGLVALEDPPRDDVPEALATCRSAGVAVAMVTGDHPATAAAIADQVGLRRPGDPVLVGAELPANDRVLAAVLDHDGIVVARVSPEDKLRIARALRSGGHVVAMTGDGVNDAPALHEADIGVAMGRSGTDVAREAADLVLLDDAFSSIVAGIEQGRATYVNVRRFLTYHLTDNVAELTPFVVWALSGGSFPLALGVLQILAIDIGTDTLSAVALGAEPPARHLLDRPPVSGRLMNGTVLRRAFGLLGPLIAALSMVAFLVSMAAAGWSPGERFPTGDALLAASGAAFMTVVFGQKANVFACRSSTRWPGALGWTTNRLLLPAGVAELAFSFAVLLVPAVAGVLGQAGPPAAGWAVALAAPPLVLAVDAADKARRARARRGQDQ from the coding sequence ATGGCCGCAGCCACCGCGACCGGCCTCAGCTCGGCGGAGGCGGCTGCTCGGCGCGCCGCCCACGGCCCGAACCTGCTACCCCAGCCACGGCGACCGTCGGTCGCGCGGCGCCTCGCCCAGGAGCTGACCCACTTCTTCGCGCTCATGCTGTGGGTGGCTGCCGGGCTCGCCCTGCTCGCCGGGCTGCCCGAGCTCGGGGTGGCCATCGCCGCCGTCATCGTGCTCAACGCCCTCTTCGCCTTCGCCCAGCGGGCCCGGGCGGACCGGGCGGCCGAGCGGCTGCGAGCGATGCTGCCGACCCGCGTGACCGTCCGGCGCGACGGTCGCCGCCGGATCATCGAGGCCGAGGACGTCGTCGTGGGGGACCTGCTGCTGCTCGAGAGCGGCGACCGGGTGCCGGCTGACGCCACCGTCACCATGGCCAACCGCCTGCTCGTCGACACCTCCATGCTCACCGGCGAGAGCGAGGCGGCCTCGGTGGGCAGGGACGAGGCGTTGTATGCCGGGACCTTCGCCGTGGAGGGCGAGGCCCGCGCCGTCGTGGTGGCCACCGGGGGGCAGACCCGCCTGGCCCGGATCGCCCGGCTCACGACCGCCTCCCCGAAGCCCGTCACCCCGCTGACCCGGGAACTGCAGGCCGTCGTGCGGCTGATCGCCGTCATCGCCCTCGGCGTGGGCGGGCTCTTCTTCGCGGTCTCGCTCCTGGTCGGCAACCCGCTGCGCGACGGCTTCATCTTCGCCATCGGGGTCACCGTCGCCCTGGTGCCCGAGGCGCTGCTGCCGACGGTGACCCTGTCGCTGGCGTGGGGCTCGGAGCAGATGGCGCGGCGCCAGATCCTCGTGCGCAACCTCGACGCGGTCGAGACGCTCGGGTCGACCGACTTCATCTGCACCGACAAGACCGGCACCCTGACCCAGAACCGGATGGCCGTCGTCGAGGCCTGGACCCCGTCAGGTGGGGTCGCCGTGGACGGTGCCGGGTACGAGCCCGCCGCCGAGCTGGCGTGGTCTGCCCCGGCCGCGCACGACGCCTGCGTCGCCCTCGCCCTGGCCGGGATGCGGTGCTCGACCGGGTACGCCGTCCACACGGCGGCGGGCTGGCGGGCCCACGGCGACCCCATGGAGGCGGCCCTCGACGTCTTCGCCCGGCGCCTGGGCATCGACACCGACGACGACCGTCACCGCCACCACTCGGTGATGCGGTTCCCCTTCGACCCGCGCCGGCGCCGCATGGCGGTGGTGTTCGACGGCGACGTGTTCGTCAAGGGGGCGCCCGACACCGTCCTGCCGCTGTGCGCCGACGGCGACGCCGGGCGGGCGGAGGTGGAGGCGATGACGGCGCGCGGGCTGCGAGTGCTGGCGCTGGCGGCCGGGACCGCCGCGGCCGAGGTCGCCCGCACACCCGACGAGGTGGAGGGCCAGCTGCACCTCCTGGGCCTCGTGGCCCTGGAGGACCCGCCCCGGGACGACGTGCCCGAGGCGCTGGCGACCTGCCGGAGCGCCGGTGTCGCCGTGGCCATGGTGACGGGCGACCACCCGGCGACCGCGGCCGCGATCGCCGACCAGGTGGGCCTGCGCCGCCCCGGCGACCCGGTGCTCGTCGGCGCCGAGCTGCCCGCGAACGATCGCGTCCTGGCCGCGGTGCTCGACCACGACGGGATCGTGGTGGCCCGCGTCTCGCCCGAGGACAAGCTGCGCATCGCCCGGGCCCTGCGTTCTGGGGGCCACGTCGTGGCGATGACCGGAGACGGCGTGAACGACGCGCCCGCCCTGCACGAGGCCGACATCGGTGTGGCGATGGGCCGCTCCGGCACCGACGTGGCCCGCGAGGCGGCCGACCTCGTGCTGCTCGACGACGCGTTCTCGAGCATCGTCGCGGGCATCGAGCAGGGCCGGGCGACCTACGTCAACGTCCGACGCTTCCTCACCTACCACCTGACCGACAACGTGGCCGAGCTGACGCCGTTCGTGGTGTGGGCGCTCTCCGGCGGGTCGTTCCCGCTGGCACTGGGCGTCCTCCAGATCCTGGCGATCGACATCGGGACCGACACCCTCTCGGCAGTCGCGCTGGGGGCCGAGCCGCCGGCTCGTCACCTCCTGGACAGGCCGCCCGTGTCCGGTCGGCTCATGAACGGGACGGTGCTGCGGCGGGCGTTCGGCCTTCTGGGGCCACTCATCGCGGCGCTGTCGATGGTCGCGTTCCTGGTGTCGATGGCGGCCGCGGGGTGGAGTCCCGGAGAGAGGTTCCCGACCGGCGACGCGTTGCTCGCGGCCTCGGGCGCGGCGTTCATGACTGTCGTCTTCGGCCAGAAGGCCAACGTGTTCGCCTGCCGGAGCTCGACCCGGTGGCCGGGCGCGCTCGGTTGGACGACCAACCGCCTGCTGCTTCCAGCCGGGGTCGCGGAGCTCGCCTTCTCCTTCGCCGTGCTCCTGGTTCCTGCCGTGGCCGGGGTGCTGGGTCAGGCGGGCCCGCCTGCCGCCGGTTGGGCGGTGGCCCTGGCCGCGCCCCCGCTCGTGCTGGCTGTCGACGCTGCCGACAAGGCCCGCCGCGCACGCGCTCGGCGTGGTCAGGACCAGTAG
- a CDS encoding lysophospholipid acyltransferase family protein: MEPVYTTVIGAARLVFAAQGLKFRIRGAENVPRTGGAVFAINHTGYMDFTYAGLAARPAGRLVRFMAKESIWRNKVAGPLMRGMKHIPVDREAGATSFRAAVDALKSGEIVGVFPEATISRSFELKDFKSGTIRMAQAAGVPVIPVTIWGSQRVWTKGHPKRLGRTNIPIFMTVGEPITVGKGAAAAEEANTLLRERMTAQLHADQDAYPPLPPTERHLLPVRLGGTAPTLEEANAMDEEEVRRRRGAAPA, translated from the coding sequence ATGGAGCCGGTCTACACCACCGTCATCGGGGCCGCGCGCCTCGTCTTCGCCGCGCAGGGCCTGAAGTTCCGGATCCGGGGCGCCGAGAACGTGCCGCGCACCGGGGGTGCGGTCTTCGCGATCAACCACACCGGTTACATGGACTTCACGTATGCCGGGCTGGCCGCCCGCCCCGCCGGACGCCTGGTGCGGTTCATGGCCAAGGAGTCCATCTGGCGCAACAAGGTGGCCGGGCCCCTCATGCGGGGGATGAAGCACATCCCGGTCGACCGGGAGGCCGGCGCGACCTCCTTCCGGGCCGCGGTCGACGCCCTCAAGTCAGGCGAGATCGTCGGCGTCTTCCCCGAGGCGACCATCTCGCGCTCCTTCGAGCTCAAGGACTTCAAGTCGGGCACCATCCGCATGGCGCAGGCCGCCGGGGTGCCGGTCATCCCCGTGACGATCTGGGGCTCGCAGCGGGTCTGGACCAAGGGCCACCCCAAGCGGCTGGGCCGCACCAACATCCCCATCTTCATGACCGTCGGCGAGCCGATCACCGTCGGGAAGGGGGCCGCGGCTGCGGAGGAGGCCAACACCCTCCTGCGCGAGCGGATGACCGCCCAGCTGCACGCCGACCAGGACGCCTACCCGCCGCTGCCGCCGACCGAGCGGCACCTCCTGCCGGTGCGGCTCGGGGGCACGGCGCCCACGCTCGAGGAGGCCAACGCGATGGACGAGGAGGAGGTGCGCCGGCGCCGGGGCGCCGCGCCCGCCTGA
- a CDS encoding FAD-linked oxidase C-terminal domain-containing protein, whose product MTTIPAAVAARLVTDPDVKATYAVDESVGAVPPGDFEVVRARDLADVVEVMRHAHETRTPVVPQGARSSLTGGSVAIEGGIVLNVEALDTVSEVDPLEGLAVAGPGVVNADLKATVAEHGLFYPPDPASSAFCTIGGNVATNAGGLCCVKYGVTADYVRGLQVVLPGGEVIRTGHRTAKGVAGLNLTGLFVGSEGTLGVVTEVVARVVPAPDPALTVLGTFESLEDASTAIAALRRERHVPSLVELMDRASITAVQALADYGYPGDCEAALIVQSDRPGHTAEDVALYAEILEKAGASEVAVADDVQEADLLLAGRRALSPALEAKGPRFLEDVCVPVGRLTDLIRAGQRIAARRGLEITMSGHAGDGNLHPSIFFDDKDEASRENAEGAFGELVATALEFGGTITGEHGVGSLKAKWLAQELGERELERQRAVKALFDPRGIMNPGRVYWS is encoded by the coding sequence GTGACCACGATTCCCGCCGCCGTCGCCGCCCGTCTCGTGACCGACCCCGACGTCAAGGCCACGTATGCCGTGGACGAGTCCGTGGGCGCGGTGCCGCCGGGCGACTTCGAGGTGGTGCGGGCCCGTGACCTCGCCGACGTGGTCGAGGTGATGCGGCACGCGCACGAGACGCGGACCCCGGTGGTGCCCCAGGGTGCACGCAGCTCGCTCACCGGTGGTTCAGTCGCCATCGAGGGCGGCATCGTGCTCAACGTCGAGGCGCTCGACACGGTCAGCGAGGTCGACCCGCTCGAGGGGCTGGCCGTGGCCGGGCCCGGCGTCGTCAACGCCGACCTCAAGGCCACGGTCGCCGAGCATGGCCTGTTCTACCCGCCGGACCCGGCCTCGTCGGCCTTCTGCACGATCGGCGGCAACGTCGCCACCAACGCCGGCGGGCTGTGCTGCGTGAAGTACGGCGTGACGGCCGACTACGTCCGTGGGCTGCAGGTGGTGCTGCCCGGCGGCGAGGTCATCCGCACCGGGCACCGCACCGCCAAGGGCGTGGCCGGGCTGAACCTCACCGGGCTCTTCGTCGGCTCCGAGGGCACCCTGGGCGTCGTGACCGAGGTGGTGGCCAGGGTCGTGCCGGCCCCCGACCCGGCGCTGACCGTGCTGGGCACGTTCGAGTCCCTGGAGGACGCGAGCACCGCGATCGCCGCCCTGCGACGTGAGCGCCACGTGCCGAGCCTCGTCGAGCTTATGGACCGCGCCTCGATCACCGCCGTCCAGGCCCTCGCCGACTACGGCTACCCGGGCGACTGCGAGGCGGCGCTCATCGTGCAGTCCGACCGGCCCGGCCACACCGCCGAGGACGTCGCGCTCTACGCCGAGATCCTCGAGAAGGCCGGGGCCAGCGAGGTCGCCGTCGCTGACGACGTGCAGGAGGCCGACCTCCTGCTCGCGGGTCGCCGTGCGCTCAGCCCCGCGCTGGAGGCCAAGGGCCCCCGCTTCCTCGAGGACGTCTGCGTGCCCGTGGGCCGGCTCACCGACCTCATCCGGGCCGGCCAGCGGATCGCCGCCCGCCGGGGGCTCGAGATCACCATGTCGGGGCACGCAGGCGACGGCAACCTGCACCCCAGCATCTTCTTCGACGACAAGGACGAGGCCAGCCGCGAGAACGCCGAGGGCGCCTTCGGCGAGCTGGTCGCGACGGCGCTGGAGTTCGGCGGCACCATCACCGGCGAGCACGGCGTCGGGTCGCTCAAGGCCAAGTGGCTCGCCCAGGAGCTCGGCGAGCGCGAGCTCGAGCGCCAGCGCGCGGTCAAGGCGCTGTTCGACCCCCGCGGGATCATGAACCCCGGCCGCGTCTACTGGTCCTGA
- a CDS encoding NUDIX hydrolase family protein: MSPLELERNESWLSREELESVRGRMPILYVDAVPVRVDATGAAVRVGLLLRASSGGSINRELVSGRVLYHERVRDALTRHLEKDLGPMCLPHIPTSPQPFTVAEYFPTPGVTPYHDPRQHAVSLAFVVPVAGDCEPQQDALDLAWLSLDEAADPGLLQEMDGGHGVLLRQALAHLGHRV; the protein is encoded by the coding sequence ATGAGCCCCCTGGAGCTGGAGCGCAACGAGTCGTGGCTGTCCCGTGAGGAGCTCGAGTCGGTGCGCGGCCGCATGCCGATCCTCTACGTCGACGCCGTGCCCGTGCGGGTCGACGCCACCGGGGCGGCGGTCCGCGTGGGGCTGCTGCTGCGGGCCTCGAGCGGAGGCAGCATCAACCGCGAGCTCGTCTCCGGTCGGGTGCTCTACCACGAGCGGGTGCGCGACGCCCTGACCCGGCACCTCGAGAAGGACCTCGGGCCGATGTGCCTGCCGCACATCCCGACCAGCCCGCAGCCGTTCACCGTGGCGGAGTACTTCCCCACACCGGGGGTGACGCCCTACCACGACCCGCGCCAGCACGCGGTGTCGCTGGCCTTCGTCGTGCCGGTCGCCGGCGACTGCGAGCCGCAGCAGGACGCGCTCGACCTCGCCTGGCTGAGCCTCGACGAGGCGGCCGATCCGGGGCTGCTCCAGGAGATGGACGGCGGCCACGGGGTACTGCTCCGACAGGCCCTGGCCCATCTCGGACACCGCGTCTGA
- the ileS gene encoding isoleucine--tRNA ligase: MTYPKVSSDPTSTSVPASPRFPEIEERILRYWDEDGTFQASVANREMGENGANEFVFYDGPPFANGLPHYGHLLTGYVKDVVPRYQTMRGRRVERRFGWDTHGLPAELEAMSQLGIKTKDEILELGIEDFNAKCRSSVLKYTDEWREYVTRQARWVDFDNDYKTLNPQYMESVIWAFKQLYDQGLVYEGFRVLPYCWNDQTPLSNHELRMDDEVYQVRQDPSVTVGLRLETGELALIWTTTPWTLPSNLLVVVGPDIDYVVVESDFTGTTERYVLAEARLPAYARELGGDSPEALESRIVERLKGSDLVGRSYTPPFSYFKGHRGAHRIVADDYVTTTDGTGLVHNAGAFGEEDKVTTDREGIKPVVPVGADGKFAYPVIDYEGVQVFDANALIIDDLKAATRGTGDHGAVTPGTVLLRRESYAHSYPHCWRCRQPLIYMAVSSWFVEVTKFKDRMLELNDQITWVPEHVKHGQFGKWLENARDWSISRNRFWGSPIPVWKSDNPEYPRIDVYGSFEELERDFGVEVKDLHRPFIDRLTRPNPDDPTGNSTMRRVEDVLDVWFDSGSMSFAQVHYPFENAEWFEHHFPGDFIVEYIGQTRGWFYTLHILATALFDRPAFSSCVSHGIVLGSDGQKMSKSLKNYPDVREVFDRDGADAMRWFLMSSPILRGGNLVVTEQGIRDGVRQVLIPLWNSWYFFSLYANAANGGKGYEAKWSTGSTDVLDRYLLAKLREFVEQAQTQLEAYDIAGACDSTRTFLDVLTNWYIRRSRDRFWDTAGADSSVSGAAFDTLYTALEVVCRVAAPLLPLTTEEIWRGLTGGRSVHLTDWPDPSDLPSDHALVAAMDTAREVCSTASSLRKANSLRVRLPLRDLTVVVQDAASLKDFGAIVADEVNVRTVTLRDVTEASQADFGVSQRLTVNARAAGPRLGRDVQQAIKGSKSGDWSVAEDGTVVAGGLALQEGEYALETVVDQSAAGGSRATAMLPSGGFVVLDTEVTPELAQEGLARDIVRAVQQARRDAGLEVSDRISLTVTGDQDVWEATVAHQSLIVEETLASQFGSAPQLEALPQRADVVEATVGDGQAVRIKVMKL, from the coding sequence ATGACCTACCCGAAGGTCTCCAGCGACCCGACCAGCACCAGCGTCCCCGCGAGCCCGAGGTTCCCGGAGATCGAGGAGCGCATCCTCAGGTACTGGGACGAGGACGGCACCTTCCAGGCGTCCGTGGCGAACCGCGAGATGGGTGAGAACGGCGCCAACGAGTTCGTCTTCTACGACGGACCGCCCTTCGCCAACGGCCTGCCGCACTACGGCCACCTGCTGACCGGCTACGTCAAGGACGTCGTTCCGCGCTACCAGACCATGCGTGGCAGGCGCGTCGAGCGGCGTTTCGGCTGGGACACCCACGGCCTGCCCGCCGAGCTCGAGGCGATGAGCCAGCTCGGCATCAAGACCAAGGACGAGATCCTCGAGCTCGGCATCGAGGACTTCAACGCCAAGTGCCGCAGCTCGGTGCTGAAGTACACCGACGAGTGGCGCGAGTACGTCACCCGGCAGGCGCGCTGGGTCGACTTCGACAACGACTACAAGACGCTGAACCCGCAGTACATGGAGAGCGTCATCTGGGCGTTCAAGCAGCTCTACGACCAGGGCCTGGTGTACGAGGGCTTCCGGGTGCTGCCCTACTGCTGGAACGACCAGACGCCGCTGAGCAACCACGAGCTGCGCATGGACGACGAGGTCTACCAGGTGCGCCAGGACCCCTCGGTCACGGTCGGCCTGCGCCTCGAGACCGGCGAGCTGGCCCTCATCTGGACGACCACGCCCTGGACCCTGCCGTCGAACCTGCTCGTCGTGGTGGGCCCGGACATCGACTACGTCGTCGTGGAGTCGGACTTCACCGGCACGACGGAGCGCTACGTCCTCGCGGAGGCCCGGCTCCCGGCCTACGCCCGCGAGCTCGGCGGCGACAGCCCGGAGGCGTTGGAGTCGCGCATCGTCGAGCGGCTCAAGGGATCCGACCTCGTGGGCCGGTCCTACACGCCGCCGTTCTCCTACTTCAAGGGGCACCGGGGCGCCCACCGCATCGTGGCCGACGACTACGTGACCACCACCGACGGCACCGGCCTGGTCCACAACGCCGGCGCCTTCGGTGAGGAGGACAAGGTCACGACCGACCGCGAGGGCATCAAGCCCGTCGTGCCCGTCGGCGCCGACGGCAAGTTCGCCTACCCGGTCATCGACTACGAGGGCGTGCAGGTCTTCGACGCCAACGCGCTCATCATCGACGACCTCAAGGCGGCCACCCGCGGCACGGGCGACCACGGCGCGGTGACCCCGGGCACCGTGCTGCTGCGCCGCGAGTCCTACGCGCACTCCTACCCGCACTGCTGGCGCTGCCGGCAGCCGCTGATCTACATGGCCGTCTCGTCCTGGTTCGTCGAGGTGACGAAGTTCAAGGACCGCATGCTCGAGCTCAACGACCAGATCACGTGGGTGCCCGAGCACGTCAAGCACGGCCAGTTCGGCAAGTGGCTCGAGAATGCCCGCGACTGGTCGATCTCGCGAAACCGCTTCTGGGGCAGCCCGATTCCCGTGTGGAAGTCGGACAACCCGGAGTACCCGCGTATCGATGTCTACGGGAGCTTCGAGGAGCTCGAGCGCGACTTCGGCGTCGAGGTCAAGGACCTGCACCGGCCGTTCATCGACCGGCTCACCCGCCCCAACCCGGACGACCCGACCGGCAACTCCACCATGCGCCGGGTCGAGGACGTGCTCGACGTGTGGTTCGACTCCGGGTCGATGTCGTTCGCCCAGGTGCACTACCCGTTCGAGAACGCCGAGTGGTTCGAGCACCACTTCCCGGGCGACTTCATCGTCGAGTACATCGGCCAGACGCGCGGCTGGTTCTACACGCTGCACATCCTGGCCACGGCGCTGTTCGACCGGCCCGCCTTCTCCTCCTGCGTGAGCCACGGCATCGTGCTCGGCTCCGACGGGCAGAAGATGTCGAAGTCGCTGAAGAACTACCCCGATGTGCGCGAGGTGTTCGACCGTGACGGCGCGGACGCGATGCGCTGGTTCCTCATGAGCTCGCCGATCCTGCGCGGCGGCAACCTCGTCGTCACCGAGCAGGGCATCCGCGACGGCGTGCGCCAGGTGCTGATCCCGCTGTGGAACTCCTGGTACTTCTTCAGCCTCTACGCCAACGCCGCGAACGGCGGGAAGGGCTACGAGGCGAAGTGGTCCACCGGGTCGACCGACGTGCTCGACCGCTACCTGCTGGCCAAGCTGCGCGAGTTCGTCGAGCAGGCGCAGACCCAGCTCGAGGCCTACGACATCGCCGGCGCCTGCGACTCGACCCGCACGTTCCTCGACGTCCTCACCAACTGGTACATCCGGCGCAGCCGGGACCGGTTCTGGGACACCGCCGGCGCCGACTCGTCGGTGTCGGGGGCGGCGTTCGACACCCTCTACACGGCCCTCGAGGTCGTCTGCCGGGTGGCGGCTCCGCTGCTGCCGCTGACCACCGAGGAGATCTGGCGCGGCCTGACGGGCGGGCGGTCGGTGCACCTCACCGACTGGCCCGACCCCTCGGACCTGCCGAGCGACCACGCCCTGGTGGCGGCCATGGACACCGCGCGCGAGGTCTGCTCGACGGCGTCGTCGCTGCGCAAGGCCAACAGCCTGCGGGTGCGCCTGCCGCTGCGCGACCTCACCGTAGTGGTGCAGGACGCCGCGTCGTTGAAGGACTTCGGCGCGATCGTCGCCGACGAGGTCAACGTCCGCACCGTCACCCTGCGCGACGTGACGGAGGCCAGCCAGGCCGACTTCGGCGTCTCGCAGAGGCTGACCGTCAACGCCCGTGCCGCCGGGCCGCGCCTGGGCCGCGACGTGCAGCAGGCCATCAAGGGCAGCAAGAGCGGTGACTGGTCGGTGGCCGAGGACGGCACGGTGGTGGCCGGTGGCCTGGCGCTGCAGGAGGGCGAGTACGCCCTCGAGACGGTCGTCGACCAGTCCGCGGCGGGCGGCTCGCGCGCCACGGCGATGCTGCCCAGCGGTGGCTTCGTCGTCCTCGACACCGAGGTGACGCCGGAGCTGGCCCAAGAAGGCCTGGCGCGTGACATCGTCCGCGCCGTGCAGCAGGCCCGCCGGGACGCCGGCCTCGAGGTCAGCGACCGGATCAGCCTCACCGTCACGGGCGACCAGGACGTGTGGGAGGCGACGGTGGCCCACCAGTCGCTCATCGTCGAGGAGACGCTCGCCTCGCAGTTCGGGTCCGCCCCGCAGCTCGAGGCCCTGCCGCAGCGGGCCGACGTGGTCGAGGCCACGGTCGGTGACGGCCAGGCCGTGCGCATCAAGGTGATGAAGCTCTGA